The proteins below come from a single Cannabis sativa cultivar Pink pepper isolate KNU-18-1 chromosome 3, ASM2916894v1, whole genome shotgun sequence genomic window:
- the LOC115711343 gene encoding S-adenosylmethionine synthase 3 yields MDTFLFTSESVNEGHPDKLCDQVSDAILDACLEQDPESKVACETCTKTNMVMVFGEITTKATVDYEKIVRDTCREIGFTSPDVGLDADNCKVLVNIEQQSPDIAQGVHGHLTKKPEEIGAGDQGHMFGYATDETPELMPLTHVLATKLGAKLTEVRKNKTCAWLRPDGKTQVTVEYKNDNGAMVPLRVHTVLISTQHDETVTNEQIAIDLKEHVIKPVIPAQYMDENTIFHLNPSGRFVIGGPHGDAGLTGRKIIIDTYGGWGAHGGGAFSGKDPTKVDRSGAYIVRQAAKSVVASGLARRCIVQVSYAIGVPEPLSVFVDTYKTGTIPDRDILALIKESFDFRPGMMSINLDLKRGGNYRFQKTAAYGHFGRDDPDFTWETVKILKPKA; encoded by the coding sequence ATGGATACCTTTTTGTTTACTTCCGAATCTGTTAACGAGGGACATCCAGACAAGCTCTGTGACCAGGTCTCAGATGCCATCCTCGATGCTTGCTTGGAGCAAGACCCAGAGAGCAAGGTGGCTTGTGAAACCTGTACCAAAACGAACATGGTTATGGTGTTTGGTGAGATCACCACCAAGGCTACTGTTGACTACGAAAAGATAGTTCGTGACACCTGCAGAGAAATTGGTTTCACCTCCCCAGATGTTGGACTTGATGCTGATAACTGCAAGGTCCTTGTTAACATCGAGCAACAGAGCCCAGACATTGCTCAGGGAGTCCATGGTCACCTCACCAAGAAGCCTGAGGAGATTGGAGCTGGTGACCAAGGCCACATGTTCGGTTATGCAACTGACGAGACCCCAGAGCTCATGCCACTCACTCATGTCCTGGCAACAAAGCTTGGTGCTAAGCTCACTGAGGTGAGGAAGAACAAGACTTGTGCCTGGTTGAGGCCAGATGGTAAGACCCAAGTGACCGTTGAGTACAAGAACGACAATGGTGCCATGGTCCCTCTCAGAGTCCACACCGTCCTCATCTCAACTCAGCACGATGAGACTGTGACAAATGAACAGATCGCCATTGATCTGAAAGAACATGTCATTAAGCCTGTTATCCCAGCTCAGTATATGGATGAGAACACCATCTTTCACCTCAATCCTTCAGGCCGATTTGTCATTGGTGGACCACATGGAGATGCAGGCCTTACTGGCCGTAAGATCATTATTGACACCTATGGTGGTTGGGGTGCTCATGGCGGAGGTGCTTTCTCAGGGAAGGACCCAACCAAGGTGGACAGAAGTGGTGCTTACATTGTAAGGCAGGCGGCAAAGAGTGTCGTGGCTTCAGGGCTTGCCCGCCGTTGCATCGTGCAGGTTTCTTATGCAATTGGTGTGCCAGAGCCACTGTCAGTCTTTGTTGATACCTACAAGACAGGAACGATTCCAGACAGAGATATATTGGCTCTCATCAAGGAGAGTTTCGACTTCAGGCCTGGGATGATGTCCATTAACCTTGACTTGAAGAGAGGAGGCAACTACAGGTTCCAGAAGACTGCTGCTTATGGTCATTTTGGCCGTGATGATCCCGATTTCACTTGGGAGACAGTGAAGATCCTCAAGCCAAAGGCTTAA
- the LOC115711345 gene encoding thioredoxin-like 3-3 — MAEGKQKKGLEGTGLDLPKNRYGNLKSASTDQNLKHILTDIKTSKTPAVINYGASWCGVCSQILPSFCKLSNNFPKLSFIYADIDECPETTLHIRYTPTFHFYRDGERVDEMFGAGEERLHDRLWLHS; from the exons ATGGCGGAAGGGAAACAAAAGAAGGGACTTGAAGGAACTGGTTTGGATTTGCCGAAAAATCGTTACGGCAACTTGAAGAGTGCTTCAACTGATCAAAACTTGAAGCATATTCTTACAGATATCAAGACATCAAAAACTCCT GCGGTCATCAATTATGGTGCATCTTG GTGTGGTGTTTGCAGCCAGATTCTCCCATCATTTTGTAAGCTGAGTAACAATTTTCCAAAGCTTTCATTTATCTACGCAGACATTGATGAATGCCCAGAAACTACTCTGCATATTAGGTATACACCTACCTTTCATTTTTATAGAGACGGTGAAAGAGTAGATGAGATGTTTGGTGCTGGAGAAGAACGCCTTCATGATCGGTTATGGCTCCATTCTTGA